In Homo sapiens chromosome 19 genomic scaffold, GRCh38.p14 alternate locus group ALT_REF_LOCI_9 HSCHR19_4_CTG3_1, the following are encoded in one genomic region:
- the KIR2DL4 gene encoding killer cell immunoglobulin-like receptor 2DL4 isoform c precursor (isoform c precursor is encoded by transcript variant 3), producing the protein MSMSPTVIILACLGFFLDQSVWAHVGGQDKPFCSAWPSAVVPQGGHVTLRCHYRRGFNIFTLYKKDGVPVPELYNRIFWNSFLISPVTPAHAGTYRCRGFHPHSPTEWSAPSNPLVIMVTGLYEKPSLTARPGPTVRAGENVTLSCSSQSSFDIYHLSREGEAHELRLPAVPSINGTFQADFPLGPATHGETYRCFGSFHGSPYEWSDPSDPLPVSVTGNPSSSWPSPTEPSFKTDAAVMNQEPAGHRTVNREDSDEQDPQEVTYAQLDHCIFTQRKITGPSQRSKRPSTDTSVCIELPNAEPRALSPAHEHHSQALMGSSRETTALSQTQLASSNVPAAGI; encoded by the exons ATGTCCATGTCACCCACGGTCATCATCCTGGCATGTCTTG GGTTCTTCTTGGACCAGAGTGTGTGGGCACACGTGG GTGGTCAGGACAAGCCCTTCTGCTCTGCCTGGCCCAGCGCTGTGGTGCCTCAAGGAGGACACGTGACTCTTCGGTGTCACTATCGTCGTGGGTTTAACATCTTCACGCTGTACAAGAAAGATGGGGTCCCTGTCCCTGAGCTCTACAACAGAATATTCTGGAACAGTTTCCTCATTAGCCCTGTGACCCCAGCACACGCAGGGACCTACAGATGTCGAGGTTTTCACCCGCACTCCCCCACTGAGTGGTCGGCACCCAGCAACCCCCTGGTGATCATGGTCACAG GTCTATATGAGAAACCTTCGCTTACAGCCCGGCCGGGCCCCACGGTTCGCGCAGGAGAGAACGTGACCTTGTCCTGCAGCTCCCAGAGCTCCTTTGACATCTACCATCTATCCAGGGAGGGGGAAGCCCATGAACTTAGGCTCCCTGCAGTGCCCAGCATCAATGGAACATTCCAGGCCGACTTCCCTCTGGGTCCTGCCACCCACGGAGAGACCTACAGATGCTTCGGCTCTTTCCATGGATCTCCCTACGAGTGGTCAGACCCGAGTGACCCACTGCCTGTTTCTGTCACAG GAAACCCTTCTAGTAGTTGGCCTTCACCCACTGAACCAAGCTTCAAAACTG ATGCTGCTGTAATGAACCAAGAGCCTGCGGGACACAGAACAGTGAACAGGGAG GACTCTGATGAACAAGACCCTCAGGAGGTGACATACGCACAGTTGGATCACTGCATTTTCACACAGAGAAAAATCACTGGCCCTTCTCAGAGGAGCAAGAGACCCTCAACAGATACCAGCGTGTGTATAGAACTTCCAAATGCTGAGCCCAGAGCGTTGTCTCCTGCCCATGAGCACCACAGTCAGGCCTTGATGGGATCTTCTAGGGAGACAACAGCCCTGTCTCAAACCCAGCTTGCCAGCTCTAATGTACCAGCAGCTGGAATCTGA
- the KIR2DL4 gene encoding killer cell immunoglobulin-like receptor 2DL4 isoform b precursor (isoform b precursor is encoded by transcript variant 2), whose translation MSMSPTVIILACLGFFLDQSVWAHVGGQDKPFCSAWPSAVVPQGGHVTLRCHYRRGFNIFTLYKKDGVPVPELYNRIFWNSFLISPVTPAHAGTYRCRGFHPHSPTEWSAPSNPLVIMVTGLYEKPSLTARPGPTVRAGENVTLSCSSQSSFDIYHLSREGEAHELRLPAVPSINGTFQADFPLGPATHGETYRCFGSFHGSPYEWSDPSDPLPVSVTGNPSSSWPSPTEPSFKTGIARHLHAVIRYSVAIILFTILPFFLLHRWCSKKKMLL comes from the exons ATGTCCATGTCACCCACGGTCATCATCCTGGCATGTCTTG GGTTCTTCTTGGACCAGAGTGTGTGGGCACACGTGG GTGGTCAGGACAAGCCCTTCTGCTCTGCCTGGCCCAGCGCTGTGGTGCCTCAAGGAGGACACGTGACTCTTCGGTGTCACTATCGTCGTGGGTTTAACATCTTCACGCTGTACAAGAAAGATGGGGTCCCTGTCCCTGAGCTCTACAACAGAATATTCTGGAACAGTTTCCTCATTAGCCCTGTGACCCCAGCACACGCAGGGACCTACAGATGTCGAGGTTTTCACCCGCACTCCCCCACTGAGTGGTCGGCACCCAGCAACCCCCTGGTGATCATGGTCACAG GTCTATATGAGAAACCTTCGCTTACAGCCCGGCCGGGCCCCACGGTTCGCGCAGGAGAGAACGTGACCTTGTCCTGCAGCTCCCAGAGCTCCTTTGACATCTACCATCTATCCAGGGAGGGGGAAGCCCATGAACTTAGGCTCCCTGCAGTGCCCAGCATCAATGGAACATTCCAGGCCGACTTCCCTCTGGGTCCTGCCACCCACGGAGAGACCTACAGATGCTTCGGCTCTTTCCATGGATCTCCCTACGAGTGGTCAGACCCGAGTGACCCACTGCCTGTTTCTGTCACAG GAAACCCTTCTAGTAGTTGGCCTTCACCCACTGAACCAAGCTTCAAAACTG GTATCGCCAGACACCTGCATGCTGTGATTAGGTACTCAGTGGCCATCATCCTCTTTAccatccttcccttctttctccttcatcgCTGGtgctccaaaaaaaaa ATGCTGCTGTAA